In Nocardioides sp. JQ2195, a genomic segment contains:
- a CDS encoding acyl-CoA dehydrogenase family protein produces the protein MKRTIYDADHESFRSSVREFLDREVVPHVEEHARDKALPREYWLGAGRQGFLGLEIPEEYGGSGAGDYRFNAVFFEELSKINAALGACTGIHADITAPYIVELGTEEQKQKWLPGVAAGEILLAIGMTEPSGGSDLAGLKTTAVRDGDQWVINGSKTFITNGYSADLVITAVRTSPEKKARGITLFAIPADAEGFSRGRKLDKVGQDESDTAELFFENVRLGDDHIIGELDNGFIHMMQKLPQERIGCAISNVAHAKQILIETLQYTKDRKAFGQGIGSFQHNKFLLAELFTQIEVTETYLDQCVLAHTKGELTPVDAAKAKWWTSQVQNEVLDHCVQLHGGYGFMNEYRVARAWRDARVSKIWAGSNEIMKELIGRDLGL, from the coding sequence ATGAAGCGCACCATCTATGACGCCGACCACGAATCCTTCCGCTCCTCCGTCCGGGAGTTCCTCGACCGCGAGGTCGTCCCGCACGTCGAGGAGCACGCCCGCGACAAGGCGCTGCCGCGCGAGTACTGGCTCGGCGCGGGGCGCCAGGGCTTCCTCGGGCTCGAGATCCCCGAGGAGTACGGCGGCTCCGGGGCCGGCGACTACCGCTTCAACGCGGTGTTCTTCGAGGAGCTCAGCAAGATCAACGCGGCACTGGGTGCCTGCACCGGGATCCATGCCGACATCACCGCTCCCTACATCGTCGAGCTCGGCACCGAGGAGCAGAAGCAGAAGTGGCTGCCGGGCGTCGCTGCCGGCGAGATCCTGCTCGCGATCGGGATGACCGAGCCGTCCGGCGGCTCCGACCTGGCCGGCCTCAAGACCACCGCGGTCCGCGACGGCGACCAGTGGGTCATCAACGGGTCGAAGACCTTCATCACCAACGGCTACTCCGCCGACCTGGTCATCACCGCGGTGCGCACCAGCCCGGAGAAGAAGGCCCGCGGCATCACGCTCTTCGCGATCCCCGCCGACGCCGAGGGCTTCAGCCGCGGCCGCAAGCTCGACAAGGTCGGGCAGGACGAGTCCGACACCGCCGAGCTGTTCTTCGAGAACGTGCGCTTGGGCGACGACCACATCATCGGCGAGCTCGACAACGGCTTCATCCACATGATGCAGAAGCTGCCCCAGGAACGCATCGGTTGCGCGATCTCCAACGTCGCCCACGCCAAGCAGATCCTGATCGAGACGCTGCAGTACACCAAGGACCGCAAGGCGTTCGGCCAGGGCATCGGCTCCTTCCAGCACAACAAGTTCCTGCTCGCCGAGCTGTTCACCCAGATCGAGGTCACCGAGACCTACCTCGACCAGTGCGTCCTCGCGCACACCAAGGGTGAGCTGACGCCGGTCGACGCGGCCAAGGCCAAGTGGTGGACCTCGCAGGTCCAGAACGAGGTGCTCGACCACTGCGTGCAGCTGCATGGTGGCTACGGCTTCATGAACGAGTACCGCGTGGCCCGCGCCTGGCGCGACGCCCGCGTCTCGAAGATCTGGGCCGGCTCCAACGAGATCATGAAGGAGCTCATCGGCCGCGATCTCGGTCTCTAG
- the thpR gene encoding RNA 2',3'-cyclic phosphodiesterase — translation MRLFVAVVPPVEAIDHLDTFVEPRRAAADFRWAAVDQWHLTLTFMPQVDPWRIDDLVARLGEVAGRRASFRLTLRGGGAFPNPARAKVLWCGVGGETDALASTAAATRNAANAAGAVPSGGPFRAHLTLGRLGRPSEISSWVRLLDAYEGPSWTVHELGLVASHLGEGPRRRPRHEVIATVPLAQPPKE, via the coding sequence GTGAGGCTGTTCGTCGCCGTCGTCCCACCGGTCGAGGCCATCGACCACCTGGATACGTTCGTCGAACCCCGCCGTGCCGCGGCCGACTTCCGCTGGGCCGCCGTCGACCAGTGGCACCTGACGCTCACGTTCATGCCCCAGGTGGATCCGTGGCGGATCGACGACCTGGTCGCACGGTTGGGTGAGGTGGCGGGTCGGCGGGCGTCGTTCCGACTGACGTTGCGCGGAGGCGGTGCCTTTCCGAATCCGGCGCGGGCCAAGGTGCTGTGGTGCGGCGTCGGTGGGGAGACTGACGCGCTCGCGTCGACGGCGGCGGCAACCCGCAACGCGGCCAACGCGGCCGGTGCCGTGCCGAGCGGGGGGCCGTTCCGCGCCCACCTGACCCTCGGCCGGTTGGGGCGTCCGAGCGAGATCTCGAGCTGGGTCCGGCTGCTCGACGCCTACGAGGGTCCATCCTGGACCGTCCACGAGCTCGGCCTGGTCGCCTCGCACCTCGGCGAGGGCCCGCGCCGACGGCCCCGGCACGAGGTGATCGCGACGGTGCCGCTCGCGCAGCCACCGAAGGAGTGA
- a CDS encoding ACT domain-containing protein yields the protein MAFLLRVELPDVPGSLGRLATTIGEAGGDIEAIEIVEHRHDGTAVDDVLLEMVPGTMPDSIVSACNSVDGVNVVWISRYAAGGSLVMDLEAVEELTAHPSDALNRLVDLLPATFRVDWGARVRRTPEGAVRVHGTPAAPDVVEWHDVDRAMQLPSEDENNLLAAVPLVSEELILVGRRGGPAILESEMARLNHLVSLAVSISRS from the coding sequence ATGGCCTTCCTGCTCCGTGTCGAGTTGCCCGACGTCCCCGGGTCGTTGGGGCGCCTGGCCACCACGATCGGTGAGGCCGGCGGTGACATCGAGGCGATCGAGATCGTCGAGCACCGCCACGACGGCACCGCGGTCGACGACGTCCTCCTCGAGATGGTGCCCGGCACGATGCCCGACTCGATCGTCTCCGCGTGCAACTCGGTCGACGGTGTCAACGTCGTGTGGATCTCGCGGTACGCCGCCGGCGGCAGCCTGGTGATGGACCTGGAGGCGGTCGAGGAGCTGACCGCCCACCCGAGCGATGCGCTCAATCGGCTGGTCGACCTGTTGCCCGCAACCTTCCGTGTCGACTGGGGCGCCCGGGTCCGACGTACGCCGGAGGGTGCGGTGCGCGTGCACGGCACCCCCGCGGCTCCCGATGTCGTCGAGTGGCACGACGTCGACCGGGCCATGCAGCTCCCGTCGGAGGACGAGAACAACCTCCTGGCCGCGGTGCCGCTGGTCTCCGAGGAGCTGATCCTGGTCGGACGGCGCGGTGGTCCGGCGATCCTCGAGTCCGAGATGGCCCGACTCAACCACCTGGTCAGCCTGGCGGTCTCGATCTCCCGGTCGTGA
- a CDS encoding FBP domain-containing protein, with the protein MEPLTAAEIRASFLNCSKGEAKRAVLPDLDEVPWSDLDFLGWADPSGSSRAYLVVPREEGLIGLLLRQNPAGKGTARRSKLCEICLTAHTDTGVCLTVAAKTGPAGKRGDTTGIHICRDLGCSLYARGKKASGVPRLRETLPIEAMVERVQVHLDGFVRRVLAG; encoded by the coding sequence GTGGAACCGCTGACCGCTGCCGAGATCCGGGCCTCGTTCCTGAACTGCTCCAAGGGTGAGGCGAAGCGGGCCGTGCTCCCCGACCTGGACGAAGTTCCGTGGTCGGACCTCGACTTCCTCGGCTGGGCGGACCCGTCCGGTTCCTCGCGCGCCTACCTCGTGGTGCCGCGCGAGGAGGGGCTCATCGGCCTGCTGCTGCGCCAGAACCCGGCCGGCAAGGGCACCGCTCGGCGCAGCAAGCTCTGCGAGATCTGCCTGACCGCGCACACCGACACCGGTGTCTGCCTGACCGTGGCCGCCAAGACCGGGCCAGCCGGCAAGCGAGGCGACACCACCGGGATCCACATATGTCGCGACCTGGGCTGCTCCCTCTACGCGCGCGGCAAGAAGGCCTCAGGGGTCCCCAGGCTGCGCGAGACCCTGCCGATCGAGGCGATGGTGGAGCGGGTCCAGGTCCACCTGGACGGGTTCGTACGCCGAGTGCTCGCGGGCTGA
- a CDS encoding nitroreductase family deazaflavin-dependent oxidoreductase: MTLQGEYQPSAAEWVRNQVAAYEASGGKEANTLPDGRPIVVITSRGHKSQNLRKNPVMRVEHDGVYAAVASKGGAPEHPEWFHNFVADPHVDLQDGPEPHEYVARLATDDERAEWWPRAVEAFPPYAEYQEKTDRTIPLFLLERA; encoded by the coding sequence ATGACACTTCAAGGCGAATACCAGCCCAGTGCGGCCGAATGGGTCCGCAACCAGGTCGCGGCCTACGAGGCCTCCGGTGGCAAGGAGGCCAACACGCTTCCTGACGGTCGACCGATCGTGGTGATCACCTCCCGCGGCCACAAGTCCCAGAACCTCCGCAAGAACCCGGTCATGCGCGTCGAGCACGACGGGGTCTACGCCGCTGTCGCGTCGAAGGGCGGCGCCCCGGAGCACCCGGAGTGGTTCCACAACTTCGTGGCCGACCCGCACGTCGACCTGCAGGACGGCCCCGAGCCCCACGAGTACGTCGCCCGGCTCGCCACCGACGACGAGCGCGCCGAGTGGTGGCCACGTGCGGTCGAGGCGTTCCCGCCGTACGCCGAGTACCAGGAGAAGACCGACCGCACGATCCCGCTCTTCCTGCTCGAGCGCGCCTGA